Proteins from one Halovivax limisalsi genomic window:
- a CDS encoding LysE family translocator gives MFESVGTLVVGAIFGLALAAPPGPMNAIIAEESVLRGWVPGFTAGLGAFTADALFFVLTLVGVVTVIDAQPAIRPLLYLFGGLLMCYFAIDAFRSARKAFASRIEDDAGAAAGFKKTFVLAATNPYQIGFWVTVGVGLLKEGTLDVFSHVPLVGTDLAGTLVVETGSPTLLIGFFGGIVVWIVVFPATLVEVGDRVDELAPVIATLSGVVLAGFGALFLGLGASGLL, from the coding sequence GTGTTCGAGTCGGTCGGTACGCTCGTCGTCGGCGCGATCTTCGGCCTGGCGCTCGCGGCGCCGCCGGGGCCGATGAACGCCATCATCGCCGAGGAGAGCGTGCTCCGGGGCTGGGTCCCCGGCTTTACGGCCGGGCTCGGGGCGTTCACCGCGGACGCCCTGTTCTTCGTCCTCACGCTGGTCGGCGTCGTCACCGTGATCGACGCGCAGCCGGCGATCCGCCCGCTGCTGTACCTGTTCGGCGGCCTCCTCATGTGTTACTTCGCGATCGACGCGTTCCGGAGCGCCCGCAAGGCGTTCGCCTCGCGCATCGAGGACGACGCCGGCGCCGCAGCTGGGTTCAAAAAGACGTTCGTCCTCGCCGCGACGAACCCCTATCAGATCGGGTTCTGGGTGACGGTCGGCGTAGGACTGCTGAAGGAGGGGACCCTCGACGTCTTCTCCCACGTACCGCTGGTGGGAACCGACCTCGCCGGCACGCTCGTCGTCGAAACCGGCTCGCCGACGCTCCTGATCGGCTTCTTCGGCGGGATCGTCGTCTGGATCGTCGTCTTTCCCGCCACGCTGGTCGAGGTGGGCGACAGGGTCGACGAACTCGCGCCGGTCATCGCGACGCTCAGCGGCGTCGTCCTCGCCGGGTTCGGCGCCCTCTTCCTCGGCCTCGGGG
- a CDS encoding DNA topoisomerase I, giving the protein MELIVTEKDNAARRIAEILSGGSMQSTRESGVNVYEWGGKRCVGLSGHVVGVDFPPEYGDWRDVEPVELIDASVEKRPTKEDIVSTLRILARRAETVTIATDYDREGELIGKEAYEIVRDVDEDVPIQRVRFSSITENEVTRAFNEPESLDFDLAAAGEARQIIDLIWGASLTRFLSLSAGQLGNDFISVGRVQSPTLKLIVDREREIEAFDPDDYWELFADLAKDGGAGDAFDAQYYYLDEDDNEAERVWDESVAESVFETLASASEATVTDVNRRTRTDAPPAPFNTTQFIRAASAIGYSAKRAMSIAEDLYTAGYMTYPRTDNTVYPDDLDPEALLDEFVGHPTLGESAEDLLDADDDLVATEGDEETTDHPPIHPTGEIPSRGDVSDDEWEIFELVVRRFYATLAEAARWEHLKVVADVEDHSLKANGKRLVEPGYHAVYPYFNTSENFVPDVDEGETLALTDAEIEAKQTQPPRRYGQSRLIETMEDMGIGTKSTRHNIVEKLYERGYVEDDPPRPTKLAMAVVDAAEQFADEVVSEEMTAQLEADMDAIASGEATLDDVTEESREMLEEIFAELADSREEIGDHLRQSLKDDKRLGPCPECGEDLLVRRSRYGSYFVGCDGYPDCEYTLQLPSTGKPHILEETCDEHDLKEIKMLAGRQTFVHGCPQCAADDAGEGPLIGDCPECHDEHGGELAIKTLQSGSRLVGCTRYPDCDYSLPLPRRGEIEVTDERCDEHDLPELVVHNDDDDPWELGCPICNYREYQAREAESGSDLESLDGIGAKTAEKLAEAGIESVDDLSEADPDAIASDVDGVSADSVRSWQAKA; this is encoded by the coding sequence GTGGAACTGATCGTCACCGAGAAGGACAACGCGGCGAGGCGGATCGCGGAGATCCTGAGCGGCGGCTCGATGCAGTCGACGCGCGAGAGCGGCGTCAACGTCTACGAGTGGGGCGGGAAACGGTGCGTCGGGCTCTCCGGGCACGTCGTTGGCGTCGACTTCCCCCCGGAGTACGGCGACTGGCGGGACGTCGAACCCGTCGAGCTGATCGACGCGAGCGTCGAGAAGCGCCCGACGAAGGAGGACATCGTCTCGACGCTGCGGATCCTCGCCCGGCGGGCCGAGACGGTGACGATCGCGACCGACTACGACCGCGAGGGCGAACTCATCGGCAAGGAAGCTTACGAGATCGTCCGCGACGTCGACGAGGACGTCCCGATCCAGCGGGTGCGCTTCTCCTCGATCACCGAGAACGAGGTCACCCGCGCGTTCAACGAGCCGGAGTCGCTGGACTTCGACCTGGCGGCCGCTGGCGAGGCCCGCCAGATCATCGACCTCATCTGGGGCGCGTCGCTCACCCGCTTTCTCTCGCTGTCGGCCGGCCAGCTCGGCAACGACTTCATCTCCGTCGGCCGGGTCCAGAGTCCCACCCTGAAGCTGATCGTCGACCGCGAGCGCGAGATCGAGGCGTTCGACCCCGACGACTACTGGGAACTGTTCGCTGATCTCGCAAAAGACGGCGGCGCGGGCGACGCCTTCGACGCGCAGTACTACTACCTCGACGAGGACGACAACGAGGCCGAACGCGTCTGGGACGAGTCGGTCGCCGAGAGCGTCTTCGAGACGCTCGCGTCGGCGAGCGAGGCGACGGTCACCGACGTCAATCGCCGGACGCGAACCGACGCGCCGCCGGCCCCGTTCAACACCACGCAGTTCATCCGCGCGGCCAGCGCGATCGGCTACTCGGCCAAGCGCGCGATGTCGATCGCGGAGGACCTCTACACCGCGGGCTACATGACGTACCCGCGCACCGATAACACGGTCTACCCCGACGATCTCGACCCCGAAGCGCTGCTCGACGAGTTCGTCGGCCACCCAACGCTCGGGGAGAGTGCGGAAGACCTCCTCGATGCCGACGACGACCTCGTGGCCACGGAGGGCGACGAGGAGACGACCGACCACCCGCCGATCCACCCGACGGGCGAGATCCCCTCGCGCGGCGACGTCTCCGACGACGAGTGGGAGATCTTCGAACTCGTCGTCCGGCGGTTCTACGCGACGCTGGCCGAGGCGGCCCGCTGGGAACACCTCAAGGTGGTCGCCGACGTCGAGGACCACTCGCTCAAGGCCAACGGCAAACGGCTGGTCGAACCCGGCTACCACGCGGTCTACCCGTACTTCAACACCAGCGAGAACTTCGTTCCCGACGTCGACGAGGGCGAGACCCTCGCGCTCACCGACGCCGAGATCGAGGCCAAGCAGACGCAGCCGCCGCGACGCTACGGTCAATCCCGGCTGATCGAGACCATGGAGGACATGGGGATCGGCACGAAGTCGACGCGGCACAATATTGTAGAAAAGCTATACGAACGCGGCTACGTCGAGGACGATCCGCCGCGACCGACGAAGCTCGCGATGGCCGTCGTCGACGCGGCCGAGCAGTTCGCCGACGAGGTCGTCAGCGAGGAGATGACCGCCCAGCTCGAAGCCGACATGGACGCCATCGCCTCCGGCGAGGCCACGCTGGACGACGTCACCGAGGAGTCCCGGGAGATGCTCGAGGAGATCTTCGCGGAACTGGCCGACTCGCGCGAGGAGATCGGCGACCACCTCCGCCAGTCGCTCAAGGACGACAAGCGCCTGGGGCCGTGTCCGGAGTGCGGCGAGGATCTGCTCGTCCGGCGGAGCCGCTACGGTTCGTACTTCGTCGGCTGCGACGGCTACCCCGACTGCGAGTACACCCTCCAGCTCCCGTCGACCGGCAAGCCCCACATCCTCGAGGAGACCTGCGACGAGCACGACCTCAAGGAGATCAAGATGCTCGCCGGGCGCCAGACGTTCGTCCACGGCTGTCCGCAGTGCGCCGCGGACGACGCCGGCGAGGGACCGCTGATCGGTGACTGTCCCGAGTGCCACGACGAGCACGGCGGTGAACTCGCGATCAAGACCCTACAAAGCGGGTCACGACTGGTCGGCTGTACGCGCTACCCCGACTGCGACTACTCGCTCCCGCTGCCCCGCCGGGGGGAGATCGAAGTCACGGACGAGCGCTGCGACGAGCACGACCTGCCCGAACTCGTCGTCCACAACGATGACGACGACCCCTGGGAACTGGGCTGTCCGATCTGCAACTACCGCGAGTACCAGGCTCGCGAGGCCGAAAGCGGCTCCGACCTCGAATCGCTCGACGGTATCGGCGCGAAGACCGCGGAGAAACTGGCCGAAGCCGGCATCGAGAGCGTCGACGACCTCTCCGAGGCCGACCCGGACGCAATCGCGTCCGACGTCGACGGTGTCAGCGCCGACAGCGTGCGAAGCTGGCAGGCCAAGGCCTGA
- a CDS encoding serine hydrolase — protein MPPNDRESSNDRGSLDADTLSTIDSVLRTRLAEDDIPGLSLAIADREGVRYARGYGSRDLATNEPATPETIYGIGSVSKSFASLATLQLVEAGDLSLDDSVTAHLDVDVPEEITLHHLLSHTSGFPSLAASEALLGRQMGTGEAGIPLGSREDVLAHIEGATDELVGEPGERWLYCNSGYTLVGEVIEAVTDRPYTDYVTEEILDPLGMDRSTFDGDRFEAFEDRMTPYFAPDDELEPHPLPIREHSAAAGGLLAPVTDLVRYCRLHLRGGELDGTRLVDESVLQRAYEPHAKTPAGPYGYGWRTRNVAGDTLIGHGGSIAVSTAYAGFSPDRDLAIALLANASPGYGLAELGKGVFAALTGPDPETLPFFRRRDRFDAFSGTYESYRGIKRAEVEPSGGTLRLRIGGPIDGEGEWQPLIPVDIDEGEFETLSAAGDRIPVEFVETDAGVECYVDRWRLHQV, from the coding sequence ATGCCACCAAACGACCGAGAGAGCTCGAACGATCGGGGGTCGCTCGACGCCGACACACTCTCCACGATCGATTCGGTGCTGCGAACGCGACTTGCCGAGGACGACATTCCAGGGCTGAGCCTCGCGATCGCGGACCGCGAGGGGGTCCGGTACGCGAGGGGCTACGGCTCGCGCGATCTGGCGACCAACGAGCCGGCGACGCCCGAGACGATCTACGGGATCGGCTCGGTCTCGAAGTCGTTCGCCTCGCTGGCGACGCTCCAGCTCGTCGAGGCCGGCGATCTCTCGCTCGACGATTCGGTCACCGCGCACCTGGACGTCGACGTCCCCGAGGAGATCACCCTTCACCACCTCCTCTCGCACACGTCCGGCTTCCCATCGCTCGCGGCGAGCGAAGCCCTTCTGGGCAGACAGATGGGTACCGGGGAGGCCGGGATCCCGCTCGGATCGCGCGAGGACGTACTGGCCCACATCGAGGGTGCGACCGACGAGCTCGTCGGCGAGCCGGGCGAGCGGTGGCTGTACTGCAACTCGGGCTATACGCTCGTCGGGGAAGTCATCGAAGCGGTCACCGACCGACCGTACACCGACTACGTCACCGAAGAGATCCTCGACCCGCTCGGGATGGATCGCTCGACGTTCGACGGCGACCGGTTCGAGGCCTTCGAGGATCGGATGACGCCGTACTTCGCTCCCGACGACGAACTCGAGCCCCATCCGCTGCCGATTCGCGAGCACAGCGCGGCCGCCGGCGGCCTGCTCGCACCCGTGACCGACCTCGTCCGGTACTGCCGGCTGCACCTCCGCGGCGGCGAACTCGACGGAACCAGACTCGTCGACGAATCCGTCCTGCAGCGGGCCTACGAGCCCCACGCCAAGACGCCGGCCGGCCCGTACGGCTACGGCTGGCGAACGCGCAATGTGGCCGGCGACACCCTGATCGGCCACGGCGGCTCGATCGCCGTCTCGACCGCCTACGCCGGGTTCAGTCCCGATCGCGACCTCGCCATCGCCCTCCTCGCGAACGCGAGTCCGGGCTACGGCCTGGCGGAACTCGGAAAGGGCGTCTTCGCGGCGCTCACCGGGCCGGACCCCGAGACGCTACCGTTCTTCCGGCGCCGCGACCGGTTCGACGCGTTCAGCGGGACCTACGAGTCCTACCGCGGGATCAAGCGCGCCGAAGTGGAGCCGAGCGGCGGGACACTCCGGCTGCGGATCGGCGGCCCGATCGACGGCGAAGGCGAGTGGCAACCGCTGATTCCCGTCGATATCGACGAAGGCGAGTTCGAGACGCTGTCGGCCGCCGGCGATCGAATCCCAGTGGAGTTCGTCGAGACCGACGCGGGCGTCGAGTGCTACGTCGATCGGTGGCGGTTACATCAGGTGTGA